The Candidatus Cloacimonadota bacterium DNA segment TCCACAATAGTCCACACGGAATCATTATTTGTGTAAGTAATTTGATTATTTGCATAAACAATGTCAATAATATTCAGGTCTTCGGCAGGAATATCCACGATAATTTTATCACGCCATTGATCCGGTTTTTTTTCAAATTTGTAAGAAAGATTTTGCGGAATTGAAACAACTTTGTCCGAATCGGTTTCGCGGGAATAAGTATGAGAACCCATTTCATCCGTTTTACCGATTATTAAATCGAGAATGATTTTTTCATCCTCATATATTTTTACAACAGTGCCTGTGGAATCAACTTCAAACTTGCTCTGATTTTCCGGATTTTCTGAAATGATATCAGGATTTGAGGGTAATTCGCTTAGAGATTTCATCAGATATTTTATAGTCTGTTCGTCTGCTTTATATTCAATTGGGGAGGTGAGCATCCAAGTTTCTCCTGCTTTTGTTAGAATCACATCTTTATTATTTTCGGAGGCATCTATCTCAATTTTGGTTATTCCAAGCGTGTCAAAAGAGGCGAATTTGCTTCCGGTTGCTTGCTCTAATTTCGGTTGGCATCCTTTTATAATTATAAAAAGAATTATCAAAACCGTCAGGGCTATTATTAGCCAGATTG contains these protein-coding regions:
- a CDS encoding DUF4340 domain-containing protein, translated to MKKQTIWLIIALTVLIILFIIIKGCQPKLEQATGSKFASFDTLGITKIEIDASENNKDVILTKAGETWMLTSPIEYKADEQTIKYLMKSLSELPSNPDIISENPENQSKFEVDSTGTVVKIYEDEKIILDLIIGKTDEMGSHTYSRETDSDKVVSIPQNLSYKFEKKPDQWRDKIIVDIPAEDLNIIDIVYANNQITYTNNDSVWTIVENDESLNESPDKLRSITSAFSPLRTSQFQDEETDMDWSAPEMTIKIVTATGMEYVIRFLAKDDKNIYIKVDGNDQIFITSNYMMTRFQKTLEDYKK